One Bradyrhizobium sp. CCGB12 genomic window carries:
- a CDS encoding NAD(P)/FAD-dependent oxidoreductase: MDRVDCVVIGAGVVGLAVARRLAQAGREVIVLEEAEAIGTITSSRNSEVIHAGIYYRAGSWMARMCVDGKHALYRYCAERGIPHRNCGKLIVATSAKETEKLQSIKAHAEANGVLDMQLLSGEAARALEPALACDAALLSPSTGIIDSHAYMLSLRGEAEASGAAFAFHTPLVRAKAAAGAIEIEAGGEAPMTLQCSLLVNASGLSATMVARNIEGMPLDRIPPAYLAKGNYFSCNAKAPFSHLIYPVPEPGGLGVHLTLDMAGQARFGPDVEWIETINYEVDPSRAERFYPAIRKYWPTLPDGALMPSYSGIRPKIVPPAVATQDFLMQGPRDHGVAGLINLFGIESPGLTSSLAIADHVAELADI, translated from the coding sequence ATGGATAGGGTCGACTGCGTCGTCATCGGAGCCGGCGTGGTCGGGCTCGCGGTGGCCCGAAGGCTCGCCCAGGCCGGGCGCGAGGTCATCGTGCTCGAGGAAGCCGAGGCCATCGGCACCATCACCTCCTCGCGCAACAGCGAGGTCATCCATGCCGGCATCTACTACCGGGCCGGGAGCTGGATGGCGCGCATGTGCGTCGACGGCAAGCATGCGCTCTACCGCTACTGCGCCGAGCGCGGCATCCCGCACAGGAATTGCGGCAAGCTGATCGTCGCGACCAGCGCGAAAGAGACCGAGAAGCTGCAGTCGATCAAGGCGCATGCCGAAGCCAATGGCGTGCTCGACATGCAGCTGCTTTCGGGCGAGGCGGCACGCGCACTGGAGCCGGCCCTTGCCTGCGATGCCGCGCTGCTGTCGCCCTCGACCGGCATCATCGACAGCCACGCCTACATGCTCTCGCTGCGCGGCGAAGCCGAAGCATCAGGCGCGGCCTTCGCGTTCCACACGCCGCTGGTCCGCGCCAAGGCAGCCGCCGGCGCGATCGAGATCGAGGCCGGCGGCGAGGCACCGATGACGCTGCAATGCAGCCTCCTCGTCAACGCCTCGGGGCTCTCGGCGACGATGGTGGCGCGCAACATCGAGGGCATGCCGCTGGACCGCATTCCGCCCGCCTATCTCGCCAAGGGAAATTACTTCAGCTGCAATGCCAAGGCGCCGTTCTCGCACCTGATCTACCCGGTGCCCGAGCCCGGCGGGCTCGGCGTACATTTGACGCTGGACATGGCTGGGCAGGCGCGTTTCGGCCCTGACGTCGAGTGGATCGAGACGATCAATTACGAGGTCGATCCGTCACGCGCCGAGCGCTTCTACCCGGCGATCCGCAAATACTGGCCGACGCTACCCGACGGCGCGTTGATGCCGAGCTACTCGGGCATCCGTCCGAAGATCGTGCCGCCGGCTGTAGCCACGCAGGATTTTCTGATGCAAGGCCCGCGCGATCACGGCGTCGCAGGCTTGATCAACCTGTTCGGCATCGAATCGCCGGGATTGACGTCGTCGCTCGCGATCGCGGATCACGTCGCCGAGCTCGCGGACATCTAG
- a CDS encoding YdcH family protein, protein MTIQAHLVELERKHKLLENELHEALVHLSTDDLQIVELKRRKLMVKDQIERLKQSGDTLH, encoded by the coding sequence ATGACAATTCAGGCACATCTTGTTGAATTGGAGCGGAAGCACAAGCTTCTCGAAAACGAATTGCACGAAGCTCTCGTGCACCTTTCAACAGACGACCTGCAAATTGTTGAGTTGAAGCGCCGGAAGTTGATGGTCAAGGACCAGATCGAGCGTCTGAAGCAGTCTGGCGACACGCTCCATTAG
- a CDS encoding YdcH family protein, whose protein sequence is MTNEDERELEAELTRLQQEHRDLDAAIDALHQSPAPDLLRLQRLKKRKLLLRDRIAFIEDQITPDIIA, encoded by the coding sequence ATGACCAATGAAGACGAGCGTGAGCTCGAAGCCGAGCTCACCCGGTTGCAGCAGGAACACCGAGATCTCGATGCGGCGATCGATGCATTGCATCAATCGCCCGCTCCCGACCTATTGCGATTGCAGCGGTTGAAGAAACGCAAGCTGTTGTTGCGCGACCGCATCGCGTTCATCGAAGACCAGATCACCCCCGACATCATCGCCTGA
- a CDS encoding GGDEF domain-containing protein, translated as MKKPKRATAAKAKRGRTTSATRSKAAAKRLAKRPAKRSGSPERGDGATDTIKATIRGLRNELKAAERRVAELEAAADTDFLLEIPNRRGFERELNRAVAYMKRYRASGALIVLDVDRLKPINDSYGHAAGDEVLKAIVATLTRQVRASDVVGRLGGDEFALLLWNLSETDAKAKAGIFEQAIDELSFTFRGERVTAGASAGVALLGAQSDAGRALEEADAAMYVRKARRRHEPRISLVSS; from the coding sequence ATGAAGAAACCAAAAAGGGCGACCGCTGCGAAGGCCAAAAGGGGCCGGACGACCAGCGCCACCCGCTCCAAAGCCGCTGCCAAGCGTCTTGCCAAGCGTCCGGCCAAACGTTCTGGCAGTCCGGAGCGGGGCGATGGCGCCACGGATACCATCAAGGCGACCATCCGCGGCTTGCGGAACGAGCTCAAGGCGGCAGAGCGGCGGGTTGCGGAGCTCGAGGCGGCCGCTGACACCGATTTCCTGCTGGAGATCCCGAACCGGCGCGGTTTCGAGCGCGAGCTCAACCGTGCCGTTGCCTACATGAAGCGCTACCGCGCCAGCGGCGCGCTGATCGTGCTCGACGTCGATCGGCTGAAGCCGATCAACGATTCCTATGGACACGCCGCCGGCGACGAGGTGCTCAAGGCGATTGTTGCGACGTTGACGCGGCAGGTCCGCGCCTCGGACGTGGTCGGCCGCCTCGGCGGCGACGAGTTCGCGCTGCTCTTGTGGAATCTCAGCGAGACCGACGCCAAGGCGAAGGCCGGCATCTTCGAGCAGGCAATCGACGAATTGTCTTTCACCTTTCGGGGCGAGCGCGTGACTGCAGGGGCCTCCGCGGGCGTCGCGCTGCTGGGAGCGCAGTCCGATGCGGGCCGCGCCCTGGAGGAGGCCGACGCCGCCATGTATGTGCGCAAGGCGCGCCGGCGGCACGAGCCGCGGATCAGCCTGGTCAGCAGCTGA
- the purE gene encoding 5-(carboxyamino)imidazole ribonucleotide mutase → MTAPIAIIMGSQSDWDTMRHAADTLAALGVAADTRIVSAHRTPDRLFAFAKGAKAAGYKVIIAGAGGAAHLPGMAAALTELPVFGVPVESRALKGLDSLYSIVQMPAGIPVGTLAIGKAGAINAALLAASVLALSDPALSGRLAAWRKAQTEAVAERPEDKA, encoded by the coding sequence ATGACCGCGCCGATCGCCATCATCATGGGAAGCCAGTCGGACTGGGACACGATGCGGCATGCCGCCGATACGCTTGCCGCGCTCGGCGTCGCCGCCGACACTCGCATCGTTTCGGCACACCGCACCCCCGACCGCCTGTTCGCTTTCGCCAAGGGCGCCAAGGCCGCCGGATACAAGGTCATCATCGCCGGTGCCGGCGGCGCCGCGCATCTGCCGGGCATGGCGGCGGCGCTGACGGAGCTACCCGTGTTCGGCGTGCCCGTCGAATCAAGGGCGCTCAAGGGCCTCGATTCGCTGTATTCGATCGTTCAGATGCCCGCAGGTATCCCGGTCGGCACCCTCGCCATCGGCAAGGCCGGCGCGATCAACGCGGCGCTGCTTGCGGCCTCCGTGCTGGCGCTGTCCGACCCCGCCCTGTCCGGTCGCCTTGCCGCCTGGCGCAAGGCGCAGACCGAGGCGGTTGCCGAACGCCCGGAGGACAAGGCGTGA
- a CDS encoding 5-(carboxyamino)imidazole ribonucleotide synthase, whose product MTGAKQVTLKPGDTIGILGGGQLGRMLAMAAARLGLRCQVFSPDPDSPAFDVVLNATCAEYADVEALELFANDVDVITYEFENVPAAAAMVLDARRPVLPNRKILETTQDRLAEKDFVTRLGIGTAAYADVISVASLREAIARIGLPAVLKTRRFGYDGKGQAIIREGDDVAKVWTSLGTKSAILEAFVPYEREISVIAARSAAGQVECFDVTENEHRDHILKISRAPAPIPDSLAEEARSIAGKIASALDYVGVLAVEMFVLANGTGPKVLVNEIAPRVHNSGHWTLDGASVSQFEQHIRAIAGWQLGKPVRHGEIVTMTNLIGDEIRDYDKWLSVPGATVHIYGKGTPRPGRKMGHVTEVRPVKDK is encoded by the coding sequence GTGACCGGCGCCAAGCAGGTGACGCTGAAGCCCGGTGACACCATCGGCATCCTCGGTGGCGGACAACTCGGCCGGATGCTGGCGATGGCTGCGGCGCGGCTCGGGCTGCGCTGCCAGGTATTCTCGCCCGATCCGGATTCTCCGGCTTTCGACGTGGTCCTGAATGCGACCTGCGCCGAATATGCCGATGTCGAGGCCCTCGAGCTGTTCGCCAACGACGTCGACGTCATCACCTACGAATTCGAGAACGTACCGGCGGCCGCGGCGATGGTGCTGGATGCGCGTCGCCCGGTGCTGCCCAACCGCAAGATCCTCGAAACCACCCAGGACCGGTTGGCCGAGAAGGATTTTGTCACCCGGCTCGGCATCGGCACGGCCGCTTACGCCGACGTCATCTCGGTGGCTTCGTTGCGCGAGGCGATCGCGCGAATCGGTCTTCCGGCCGTGTTGAAGACCCGCCGCTTCGGGTATGATGGCAAGGGCCAGGCCATCATCCGCGAGGGCGACGACGTCGCCAAGGTGTGGACCAGCCTCGGCACCAAATCGGCGATCCTGGAGGCCTTCGTGCCGTACGAGCGCGAGATCTCCGTGATCGCCGCGCGCTCCGCCGCGGGCCAGGTCGAGTGCTTCGACGTCACCGAGAACGAGCACCGCGACCACATTCTGAAGATATCCCGCGCGCCCGCACCGATCCCGGATTCGCTCGCCGAGGAAGCGCGCAGCATCGCCGGCAAGATCGCGAGCGCGCTCGATTACGTCGGCGTGCTCGCCGTCGAGATGTTCGTGCTCGCCAATGGCACCGGACCGAAGGTGCTGGTCAACGAGATCGCCCCGCGCGTGCACAATTCCGGCCATTGGACGCTGGACGGCGCCTCGGTCTCGCAATTCGAGCAGCATATCCGCGCCATTGCCGGCTGGCAGCTCGGCAAGCCCGTGCGCCACGGCGAAATCGTCACCATGACCAATCTGATCGGCGACGAGATCCGCGATTACGACAAGTGGCTGAGCGTGCCGGGCGCGACCGTGCACATCTACGGCAAGGGCACGCCGCGCCCTGGCCGCAAGATGGGCCACGTCACCGAAGTCCGGCCGGTGAAGGACAAGTAG
- the aqpZ gene encoding aquaporin Z — translation MDMKKYAAEAIGTFWLTFAGCGSAVIAAGFPQVGIGLVGVSLAFGLSVVTMAYAIGHISGCHLNPAVTVGLAAGGRFPAGQILPYVIAQVVGAIVAAWLLYVIASGAPGFDVTKGFASNGYDAHSPGQYSMIVCFLTEVVMTMMFLFIIMGATHGRAPAGFAPLAIGLALVMIHLVSIPVTNTSVNPARSTGPALFVGGWAMAQLWMFWVAPLIGGALGGVIYRWLSEEPAGIVAGVKTA, via the coding sequence ATGGACATGAAAAAATACGCGGCCGAGGCTATCGGCACCTTTTGGCTCACATTCGCAGGTTGTGGCAGCGCGGTGATCGCTGCCGGTTTTCCGCAGGTCGGCATCGGCCTCGTCGGTGTATCCCTCGCGTTCGGCTTGAGCGTCGTCACCATGGCCTACGCGATCGGGCACATCTCTGGCTGCCATCTCAACCCGGCCGTCACGGTCGGTCTCGCCGCCGGCGGTCGTTTTCCGGCCGGCCAGATCCTGCCCTATGTGATCGCGCAGGTGGTCGGCGCGATCGTGGCCGCGTGGCTGCTCTATGTCATCGCGAGCGGGGCGCCCGGATTCGACGTCACCAAGGGCTTCGCGTCCAACGGCTATGACGCGCATTCGCCCGGCCAGTACAGCATGATCGTGTGCTTCCTCACCGAGGTGGTGATGACCATGATGTTCCTGTTCATCATCATGGGCGCCACTCATGGCCGTGCACCTGCGGGCTTCGCGCCGCTCGCGATCGGGCTCGCGCTGGTGATGATCCATCTCGTCAGCATCCCCGTCACCAACACCTCGGTGAATCCGGCGCGCAGCACCGGCCCCGCGCTGTTCGTCGGCGGGTGGGCAATGGCGCAGCTCTGGATGTTCTGGGTCGCGCCGCTGATTGGCGGCGCGCTCGGCGGGGTGATCTATCGCTGGCTCAGCGAGGAGCCCGCAGGCATCGTCGCGGGCGTGAAGACGGCATAA
- the rpsU gene encoding 30S ribosomal protein S21, giving the protein MQVLVRDNNVDQALKALKKKMQREGIFREMKLRGHYEKPSEKKAREKAEAVRRARKLARKKLQREGLLPMKPKPVFGAGPGGDRGGRGPGAGPRGPR; this is encoded by the coding sequence GTGCAGGTTCTCGTTCGCGATAACAACGTCGATCAAGCCCTCAAGGCGCTGAAGAAGAAGATGCAGCGTGAGGGGATTTTCCGCGAGATGAAGCTCCGCGGTCATTACGAGAAGCCCTCCGAGAAGAAGGCCCGCGAAAAGGCCGAAGCTGTGCGCCGGGCACGCAAGCTGGCTCGCAAGAAGCTCCAGCGCGAAGGTCTGCTGCCGATGAAGCCGAAGCCGGTGTTCGGCGCCGGTCCCGGCGGTGATCGCGGTGGTCGTGGCCCGGGTGCAGGTCCGCGCGGACCGCGCTGA
- a CDS encoding tetratricopeptide repeat protein, which produces MASPFPERGLARLRQIWRQPFVLAVMGIALCGCSFDLGSLMPEKEKPQEPPKATATAESAVSAGNVSEAQAHTAKAQSLAKSSEIAAALDEFNRAVGLDPYNAQALYGRALIYQGNNQHDFAIADFSAASGLNPQKVEPLLGRATSYLALGKVKEAAADLDEASEADPHNAQVWSTRGQAYERLGDRAKAAASYTKAVSLRPRDDAARSGLARVGG; this is translated from the coding sequence ATGGCCTCCCCTTTCCCCGAGCGCGGCTTGGCGCGGCTACGCCAGATCTGGCGGCAGCCGTTCGTGCTGGCCGTGATGGGAATCGCACTGTGCGGCTGCTCCTTCGATCTGGGATCGCTGATGCCGGAGAAGGAGAAGCCGCAGGAGCCACCGAAGGCGACCGCGACCGCCGAAAGCGCGGTCAGCGCCGGCAACGTCAGCGAAGCCCAGGCCCACACGGCAAAAGCCCAATCCCTGGCGAAGTCGAGCGAGATCGCAGCGGCGCTCGACGAATTCAATCGCGCGGTCGGGCTCGATCCCTACAATGCGCAGGCGCTCTATGGCCGCGCCTTGATCTATCAGGGCAATAACCAGCACGATTTCGCAATCGCCGATTTCAGCGCTGCGAGCGGGCTCAATCCGCAAAAGGTCGAGCCGCTGCTCGGCCGCGCCACCAGCTATCTCGCGCTCGGCAAGGTCAAGGAGGCTGCAGCCGACCTGGATGAGGCCTCCGAGGCCGATCCGCACAACGCCCAGGTCTGGAGCACCCGCGGGCAGGCCTATGAGCGTCTGGGCGACAGGGCCAAGGCAGCGGCGTCCTACACCAAGGCCGTCTCGCTTCGCCCACGCGACGACGCCGCCCGCAGCGGCCTCGCCCGCGTCGGCGGCTGA
- a CDS encoding cupin domain-containing protein, producing the protein MLAARSEIQIDNEQVRVTEWRLAPGSATGHHTHGMDYVIVPVVAGEMTIVAPNGERSKAQLSAGKSYFRKAGVQHDVLNETSTEIVFLEIELKP; encoded by the coding sequence ATGCTTGCTGCCAGGTCCGAGATCCAGATCGACAACGAGCAGGTCCGGGTGACCGAATGGCGGCTTGCGCCCGGCAGCGCAACCGGGCATCACACGCACGGCATGGACTATGTGATTGTTCCGGTCGTGGCGGGGGAGATGACCATCGTGGCGCCGAATGGCGAGCGATCCAAGGCGCAGCTTTCGGCCGGGAAATCCTATTTCCGCAAGGCCGGCGTCCAGCATGACGTACTTAACGAAACCTCAACCGAGATCGTGTTCCTTGAAATCGAGCTGAAACCGTAA
- a CDS encoding calcium:proton antiporter has protein sequence MSAHNPMPRSAWIFPALAVLLFAAVSATDYEFTLSLGGLVFAIVLLVILFGTVFAAVHHAEVIAERVGEPYGTLVLTLSVTIIEVALITTIMLGDKPAPELARDTVFAVVMIVCNGLVGLCIFIGGLRYREQGFQLSGANVYLSVLFALATITLIMPNYTTTTPGPVYSAVQLGFVDVVTLALYGVFLYTQTVLHKDYFVHERGDGGSGEAHLSGRTLVLSVVLLLIALLAVVLLAKKFSLVVDAVAAKIGAPPAFTGLLVALLILLPEGVAAVSAARKNDLQKSINLALGSSLATIGLTIPAVGVATYALDKELELGLSDQGSVLLLLTFFLSMLTFGTGRTNVLFGLVHLVVFAVYVFMVFVP, from the coding sequence GTCGCTGGGCGGGCTCGTCTTCGCCATCGTCCTCCTGGTCATCCTGTTCGGCACGGTGTTCGCTGCCGTTCATCATGCCGAGGTGATCGCTGAGCGGGTCGGGGAGCCCTATGGCACGCTGGTGCTGACGCTCTCGGTGACCATCATCGAGGTGGCGCTGATCACCACGATCATGCTGGGCGACAAGCCCGCGCCGGAGCTGGCGCGCGACACCGTGTTCGCCGTGGTCATGATCGTCTGCAACGGCCTCGTTGGGCTCTGCATCTTCATCGGCGGCCTGCGCTATCGCGAGCAGGGTTTTCAGCTCTCCGGGGCCAACGTCTATCTCAGCGTCCTGTTCGCGCTCGCGACCATCACGCTGATCATGCCGAACTACACGACCACCACGCCCGGGCCGGTCTATTCGGCGGTTCAGCTCGGTTTTGTCGACGTGGTCACGCTCGCGCTGTACGGGGTGTTTCTCTACACCCAGACCGTCCTGCACAAGGACTACTTCGTTCACGAACGGGGCGACGGCGGGAGCGGCGAGGCGCATCTGTCGGGCAGGACATTGGTGCTCAGCGTCGTGCTGCTGCTGATTGCGCTGCTGGCGGTCGTGCTGCTCGCCAAGAAATTCTCGCTGGTGGTCGACGCCGTCGCGGCCAAGATCGGCGCGCCGCCGGCCTTTACCGGGCTTCTGGTCGCCCTCCTGATCCTCTTGCCGGAGGGCGTCGCGGCCGTCTCGGCGGCCCGCAAGAACGATCTCCAGAAGAGCATCAACCTGGCGCTGGGGTCATCGCTGGCCACCATCGGGCTGACCATCCCGGCCGTCGGCGTTGCCACCTACGCGCTCGACAAGGAACTCGAACTCGGCCTCAGTGACCAAGGCAGCGTGCTTTTGCTCCTGACCTTCTTCCTGAGTATGCTGACCTTCGGCACGGGCAGGACCAACGTCCTGTTCGGACTGGTCCATTTGGTGGTATTTGCGGTCTACGTGTTCATGGTTTTCGTGCCCTGA